TAGCTTAGTCATCACTTGTTGTATCAGCAGCGTCACTAAAGCAAGTGCAGCAAGTAAGCTTGATAACGCAAAGGCGGCAGTGAAGTTATAATCGTTATAAGCAACCTCAACCAATAGCGGCATAGTATTGGTCTCACCGCGAATATGACCCGATACCACACTCACAGCACCAAACTCGCCCATTGCTCGGGCATTAGTCAAAATCAAACCATAAAGCAATGCCCATTTGATATTTGGTAATGTTACATGCCAAAAAGTCTGCCAGCCAGTGGCGCCCAATGTAAGCGCTGCTTGCTCCTCAGAGTCGCCTTGCGTTTGCATCAGCGGTATCAGCTCACGTGCCACGAATGGAAAAGTGACAAATAATGTCGCTAATACAATACCAGGAACAGCATAAATGACCTGAAAGCCCATACTCTCAAGCCAGCCACCAACGGTAGAATTGAGTCCGAATAGCAATACAAACATCAAACCTGCAACGACCGGTGACACTGAAAAAGGTAAATCAAGCAAAGTGGTGACCAGCTGCTTACCTTTAAATTGATAACGGGTGACTAACCATGCAATTGCGATGCCCATCACCATATTGATTGGTAATACGATACCAGCAGTAATTAGCGTGAGCTTAATAGCTTGTAAGGCTTCTGGATCGACAAGCGATGCTATATACAACTGCCAGCCATCCTTGAAAGCTTCATAAAATACAGCTAGTAGTGGCACGACCAGCATGATCACCATGAACAAGACGGCAATAGCGATAAAGGTACGTCGTATCCATGGAGTATCTTTGGTTGCAGGATTGCTTTGATAATCATAACTATTAGCTATTTGCATCTTAGCGAGCTCCTACACGGCGCGACAGTTTCCACTGTACGATATTAATGGTCAATAAAATCACAAATGAAATCAACAGCATAAATAATGCCACTGCCGAAGCGCCTTGAATATCAAATTGCTCAAGCTTACTGATAATAATAAGCGGTAAAATCTCAGATTGCATTGGAATATTACCCGCGATAAAAATCACCGAACCATACTCACCAGTAGCACGAGCAAACATCATACCTGCACCCATCAGTAGTGCCGGTAGCAGTTCTGGTAAAATAACTTTGCGAAAGGTAGTAAAGCGATTCGCGCCTAATACCGCAGCAGCCTCTTCAAATTCAACTGACAACTCTGCTAATACTGGCTGCACGGCACGGACAATAAACGGAAAACTAACCACGACTAAGGCGAGCCAAATACCTATAGGTGTAAAAGCTACCTGTATGTCGAACTTCTCAAACCATTGACCAATTAGACCATTAGGTGCATAAAGAGTAGCAAGAGAAATACCTGTCACTGCGGTCGGTAGTGCAAATGGCAAATCTACTAAGGCATTAATCATTGACTTGCCCCAAAATTCATAACGTACCAACACCCACGCAACTAGCGTACCAAATACCATATTGGTCAACATCGCCAAGAAGGACATCCATAGGCTCAGCTTAATGGCAGCAGTTACTTGTGGCTGAGTAATAGTCTCCCAAAACCCAGTCCAGCCCATTTGTGTCGTAGTATAAGCCATCATTGCAAATGGAAGTACCACCAATAGTGATAAGCTAAAGACGGTAATGCCCATGCTCAGACCAAAACCTGGCAGCACATTGCGTTGACGCAAACGTGTCAGCCAACCTTTTTTATTAAGGGGTTTACTGGCAGAAGGTGTTTTTGCACTCATATTGATGTCCTATTGTCTAACTAATAGTACTTAGCGATAGTACTTAGTGACAGTACTTAGCAATGGCACTTATCGTAACGACCACGTTATATCGAATCTATTATTAGTCTGCTTACGGTATAAAGGACATAGCGCGGGCGGCCATGTCCTTTATATGATTGAACGCTAATCGACGAATTGCTTTGTTAGAAGCTACTGTACTTTCTAAG
The nucleotide sequence above comes from Psychrobacter sp. P2G3. Encoded proteins:
- the cysT gene encoding sulfate ABC transporter permease subunit CysT — translated: MSAKTPSASKPLNKKGWLTRLRQRNVLPGFGLSMGITVFSLSLLVVLPFAMMAYTTTQMGWTGFWETITQPQVTAAIKLSLWMSFLAMLTNMVFGTLVAWVLVRYEFWGKSMINALVDLPFALPTAVTGISLATLYAPNGLIGQWFEKFDIQVAFTPIGIWLALVVVSFPFIVRAVQPVLAELSVEFEEAAAVLGANRFTTFRKVILPELLPALLMGAGMMFARATGEYGSVIFIAGNIPMQSEILPLIIISKLEQFDIQGASAVALFMLLISFVILLTINIVQWKLSRRVGAR
- the cysW gene encoding sulfate ABC transporter permease subunit CysW, with amino-acid sequence MQIANSYDYQSNPATKDTPWIRRTFIAIAVLFMVIMLVVPLLAVFYEAFKDGWQLYIASLVDPEALQAIKLTLITAGIVLPINMVMGIAIAWLVTRYQFKGKQLVTTLLDLPFSVSPVVAGLMFVLLFGLNSTVGGWLESMGFQVIYAVPGIVLATLFVTFPFVARELIPLMQTQGDSEEQAALTLGATGWQTFWHVTLPNIKWALLYGLILTNARAMGEFGAVSVVSGHIRGETNTMPLLVEVAYNDYNFTAAFALSSLLAALALVTLLIQQVMTKLQERKFAKSERLVSAPELPVSANATVISSVDNNKA